One Methanohalophilus mahii DSM 5219 genomic window carries:
- a CDS encoding PRC-barrel domain-containing protein, which translates to MNGSAPKFLSASTIEKDKVEDLNGEDIGHIEELMIDLDFGTVAYAALSFKDKLFAVPWEALSLKEGEHRFVFHHDRSLLEESEGFDRDNWPLSNERKWLTDVYSKYGFAPYWEK; encoded by the coding sequence ATGAATGGAAGTGCACCTAAATTTTTATCAGCAAGTACTATCGAAAAAGACAAAGTCGAAGACCTAAATGGTGAAGATATTGGCCATATAGAAGAACTGATGATTGATCTTGACTTTGGTACGGTTGCCTATGCAGCCCTTTCCTTCAAGGACAAGTTATTTGCAGTTCCCTGGGAAGCATTGTCTCTGAAAGAAGGAGAGCATAGGTTTGTATTTCATCACGACAGGTCTCTGCTTGAAGAGTCGGAAGGATTTGACAGAGATAATTGGCCTCTGTCCAATGAGCGCAAATGGCTGACAGATGTCTATTCAAAATATGGATTTGCTCCTTACTGGGAGAAATAA
- a CDS encoding dienelactone hydrolase family protein: protein MVVNEIQETVRIQMDSFILEGDLEIPEGAEGIVIFAHGSGSSRHSIRNKTVAKMLRQNKMATLLFDLLTPEEEEIDNVTAHLRFDIDLLSERLIGTTDWVLQNPATKNLNIGYFGASTGAAAALSAASKRSDKIGAVVSRGGRPDLAEKALPDVETPTLLIVGGKDYQVIDMNREALKMLNCKKELQIIPGATHLFEEQGALEEVAKVAGNWFMEYLIKD, encoded by the coding sequence ATGGTTGTTAATGAAATCCAGGAAACTGTACGTATCCAGATGGATTCTTTTATCCTTGAGGGTGATTTGGAAATACCTGAAGGTGCTGAGGGAATTGTGATATTTGCCCATGGTAGTGGAAGTAGTCGGCATAGTATACGTAACAAAACTGTTGCAAAAATGCTGCGGCAGAACAAAATGGCCACACTTCTTTTTGACCTATTAACTCCAGAAGAGGAAGAAATCGACAATGTTACTGCACATTTGAGATTCGATATAGATCTTCTTTCTGAACGTCTTATAGGAACCACTGATTGGGTCCTCCAAAACCCGGCTACCAAAAATTTGAATATCGGTTACTTTGGAGCCAGTACAGGTGCTGCAGCTGCCCTTAGTGCAGCCAGTAAACGTTCAGACAAAATTGGTGCAGTGGTTTCCAGAGGGGGCAGACCTGATCTGGCAGAAAAGGCACTTCCGGATGTAGAAACACCTACCCTTCTGATAGTTGGAGGGAAAGATTATCAGGTTATAGATATGAATCGTGAGGCATTAAAAATGTTAAACTGCAAGAAAGAACTCCAGATAATCCCTGGAGCTACTCATCTTTTCGAGGAACAAGGAGCACTGGAAGAGGTAGCTAAGGTTGCAGGAAATTGGTTTATGGAATATTTAATCAAGGACTGA
- a CDS encoding phosphoribosyltransferase, with the protein MQIFKNRVDAGRKLAGELSEYANRRDVILLALPRGGVPVAYEIAKQLNVPMDIFLVRKLGVPENKELAMGAIASEDIRVLNQDIIRSFGISDRTIAKVAADERGELQRRERLYRGDRKRPEVKDRTVILIDDGLATGATMLAAVKALRSKNPSKIVIAVPVASLDTCKTFEREVDDIICGATPEPFYGVGAWYEEFRQVTDEEVCDMLEKSMALQKSEED; encoded by the coding sequence ATGCAGATATTCAAGAATAGGGTGGATGCCGGGCGCAAACTGGCTGGTGAATTAAGTGAGTATGCAAACAGAAGGGACGTTATTTTGCTTGCTCTTCCCAGGGGTGGAGTTCCGGTTGCATATGAAATTGCAAAACAACTGAATGTACCTATGGATATATTCCTGGTTCGGAAACTCGGAGTCCCGGAGAATAAAGAACTGGCAATGGGCGCTATTGCTTCTGAAGATATCCGTGTACTGAATCAGGATATAATCAGGTCTTTTGGTATCTCCGATAGAACGATTGCCAAAGTTGCAGCTGATGAACGTGGAGAACTTCAAAGAAGAGAACGGTTATACAGGGGAGACCGTAAACGTCCAGAAGTAAAGGATCGTACTGTGATTCTGATTGATGATGGCTTGGCTACGGGGGCCACTATGCTAGCTGCGGTTAAAGCATTGCGTTCCAAAAACCCATCAAAGATAGTAATTGCTGTGCCTGTTGCCTCCTTAGATACATGTAAGACTTTTGAAAGGGAAGTTGACGATATAATTTGTGGCGCCACTCCGGAACCTTTCTATGGTGTAGGTGCCTGGTATGAGGAGTTCAGGCAGGTAACCGATGAGGAAGTCTGTGATATGCTGGAAAAAAGTATGGCATTACAAAAATCAGAGGAGGACTAA
- a CDS encoding succinylglutamate desuccinylase/aspartoacylase family protein, with translation MQPPITIAGYTIQPGTRKSIELPIPSFYTHTSASMPVHVIHGRKPGPCLLVCAAIHGDEINGVEIIRRVLAHKTINNIKGTLITIPIVNVFGFVSQSRYLPDRRDLNRSFPGSKKGSMASRLANILMIEIVEHCSHIIDLHTGAVARNNLPQIRACLVDDTETESLARAFGVPVIINTELRDGSLREAAREKNIPFLLYEAGEALRFDEVAIRAGVRGVLGVMHHLGMRTKARKRKGYETVISKSTQWIRSPKSGILRSISPLGALVKKGDLLAYVGDPLGEFETKVMSSVFGIVIGKTNLPLVHEGDAIYHIARYPEAEEVSNYIESYHDELNPLNDEIADKNNSLA, from the coding sequence ATGCAACCACCAATAACAATAGCAGGGTATACGATCCAGCCAGGAACAAGGAAATCCATCGAATTGCCGATTCCCAGCTTTTATACCCATACATCGGCTTCAATGCCAGTTCATGTTATACATGGACGCAAACCCGGGCCCTGCCTACTCGTGTGTGCTGCTATTCACGGGGATGAGATTAATGGTGTAGAAATTATTCGTCGTGTCCTTGCACATAAGACAATCAATAATATCAAAGGCACTCTTATTACCATACCAATTGTAAATGTATTTGGTTTTGTCTCCCAGTCTCGTTATTTACCGGATAGGCGGGATTTGAACCGCTCTTTTCCGGGTTCTAAAAAAGGTTCAATGGCATCCAGACTGGCAAACATCTTGATGATAGAAATAGTAGAGCATTGCAGTCATATAATCGATCTTCATACGGGAGCTGTTGCCCGGAATAATTTACCTCAGATACGTGCATGCCTGGTAGATGATACAGAAACAGAATCTTTAGCCCGTGCTTTTGGCGTCCCGGTCATAATTAATACTGAACTGCGTGATGGCTCATTGCGTGAAGCCGCCCGTGAGAAAAATATACCATTTCTATTATATGAAGCAGGTGAAGCCCTTCGTTTTGATGAGGTTGCAATTCGAGCAGGTGTAAGGGGTGTACTTGGAGTTATGCATCATTTAGGTATGAGGACAAAGGCCAGAAAAAGGAAAGGTTACGAGACTGTCATTTCCAAATCAACTCAATGGATTCGATCTCCTAAAAGCGGAATATTACGTTCGATTTCTCCTCTGGGGGCGTTGGTTAAAAAAGGAGACTTATTGGCATATGTAGGTGACCCTCTGGGTGAGTTTGAAACAAAAGTTATGAGTTCAGTTTTTGGGATTGTAATCGGAAAGACAAATCTGCCGTTGGTTCATGAAGGGGATGCTATCTATCATATTGCCAGATATCCAGAAGCAGAAGAGGTTTCTAATTATATAGAATCATATCACGATGAACTTAATCCACTAAACGATGAAATAGCAGATAAGAATAATTCTCTGGCATAA
- the rimK gene encoding 30S ribosomal protein S6--L-glutamate ligase: protein MKIALLSRNKKLYSTRRLIEAAEEKGHEIQVIDVLRAYMNITSHKPSIHYKGEELNDFDAVIPRIGASVTFYGAAVLRQFEMMGVFPLNESVALTRSRDKLRSLQLLSRRGIGLPVTVYASKPDDVKDMVKMVGGAPLVVKILEGTQGIGVVLAETQKAAESIIEGFMGVNANILVQEYIKESKGVDIRCFVIGGKVVASMKRQGPKGEFRSNIHRGGTATSIRITPEERSTAVRAAKIMGLNVAGVDLLRSNHGPVVMEVNSSPGLEGIESTTGKDIAGMVIDYIEKNSKFGKTRTRGKG, encoded by the coding sequence ATGAAAATTGCTTTATTGTCAAGGAATAAGAAACTTTATTCAACTCGTCGCTTAATTGAAGCAGCAGAAGAGAAAGGGCACGAAATTCAGGTTATAGATGTATTGCGTGCTTACATGAATATTACTTCTCACAAACCTTCCATTCACTATAAAGGTGAAGAATTGAACGATTTTGATGCGGTAATTCCCCGTATAGGTGCATCTGTTACATTCTATGGTGCTGCAGTTTTGCGACAATTTGAAATGATGGGTGTTTTTCCTTTGAATGAATCAGTTGCGCTTACCCGTTCCAGGGATAAATTACGCTCTTTACAGTTACTCTCCCGCAGGGGTATAGGTTTGCCTGTGACTGTGTATGCAAGCAAACCCGATGATGTAAAAGATATGGTGAAGATGGTTGGTGGCGCTCCACTTGTTGTTAAGATTCTTGAAGGTACACAGGGTATAGGTGTAGTACTTGCAGAAACACAAAAAGCCGCAGAAAGTATTATTGAAGGATTTATGGGTGTAAATGCAAATATCCTGGTGCAGGAATACATAAAGGAATCCAAGGGAGTTGATATACGCTGTTTTGTTATTGGGGGTAAGGTTGTGGCATCCATGAAAAGACAGGGGCCAAAAGGTGAATTCCGTTCAAACATTCACAGGGGTGGAACGGCAACTTCTATAAGGATCACACCTGAAGAACGTTCTACTGCTGTGCGTGCTGCAAAAATAATGGGGCTTAATGTTGCAGGTGTTGATCTTTTACGTTCCAATCACGGCCCTGTGGTGATGGAAGTAAACTCCAGTCCCGGTTTGGAAGGTATAGAATCGACTACTGGTAAAGATATCGCAGGCATGGTAATAGACTATATTGAGAAAAACAGTAAATTTGGTAAGACTAGAACTAGAGGAAAAGGTTAA
- a CDS encoding ATP-dependent zinc protease family protein, translating to MNKKEQALMLGWREWVALPELGLHAIKAKVDTGARTSALHAFDIELYRENNIDMVRFLVHPIQKNLNFYVECKTPLKDRRQVTDSGGHKEMRYVIETPVVFDTCIYPIELTLTGRDTMRFKMLLGRNALKNRVMVNPTASFMCGKLDKRSLYELYGLKPEVNE from the coding sequence ATGAATAAAAAAGAACAGGCTTTAATGCTTGGATGGAGAGAGTGGGTTGCACTACCCGAATTAGGACTGCATGCCATAAAAGCGAAAGTCGACACAGGTGCCAGAACATCTGCATTACATGCGTTTGATATCGAGCTTTACAGAGAGAACAATATTGATATGGTCCGATTTCTGGTTCACCCCATTCAAAAAAACCTGAATTTCTATGTCGAATGCAAAACGCCTTTAAAGGATAGACGTCAGGTGACCGATTCTGGTGGTCATAAGGAGATGCGTTATGTCATCGAAACACCTGTTGTTTTTGACACTTGTATATACCCCATTGAACTAACGCTTACTGGCAGGGATACTATGCGTTTCAAGATGTTACTGGGGCGTAATGCACTTAAGAATAGAGTAATGGTAAATCCGACTGCATCATTTATGTGTGGAAAACTGGATAAAAGATCATTATATGAATTATATGGGCTAAAACCTGAGGTAAACGAATGA
- a CDS encoding TRAM domain-containing protein: MDSSAPVEAGESYEVTIEDIAREGDGIARVSGFVIFVPNTEVGDEVTVKVTKVMRKFAFGEVV; this comes from the coding sequence ATGGATTCAAGTGCACCAGTAGAAGCTGGCGAAAGTTATGAAGTGACCATCGAAGATATCGCAAGAGAAGGAGACGGCATCGCAAGAGTTAGCGGCTTTGTCATCTTTGTTCCAAACACCGAAGTCGGCGATGAAGTTACTGTTAAAGTCACCAAAGTAATGCGTAAATTCGCATTCGGTGAAGTAGTTTAA